From Oscillatoria sp. FACHB-1407, a single genomic window includes:
- a CDS encoding glycosyltransferase yields the protein MKVLFLTTVLPSHKLHGSEIASQNFIDGLKQTQKCDITVVGYSRKEDGELQHQPEEILVQQQYIETKKSGLYPMFWFALSLLKNIPYSSAKYISNKYIHTLKSLLAKHKYEVVIIDHAQLAWLRKFIKHPCKTVFIAHNIEHEIYQQHLQRSQRAIAKFVYGREATLIERMERDLARAVDVVWTLTQHDADYFSKFKQPAQVEVFNLPATSASFQHQVLDKQFDIGIIGSWTWKPNEEGLHWFLQEIYPHLPQTLSIHIAGRGADWLTDRYSNITYRGFVPDAQRFMAEARAVAIPILSGGGIQIKTLDAIASGSAIVATPMALRGISHPPKTVQIAQHPQEFAKCLEMTVTTSSTGLEAQRAIDDASAWYQDRREQFLAEISAQLESTH from the coding sequence ATGAAAGTTCTATTTCTAACAACCGTTCTCCCTAGCCATAAGTTACACGGTAGTGAAATTGCTTCGCAAAATTTTATTGATGGTTTGAAGCAGACGCAGAAATGCGACATTACGGTGGTGGGATATTCCCGAAAAGAAGATGGTGAATTGCAACATCAGCCCGAAGAAATTTTGGTTCAGCAACAATATATTGAAACCAAAAAATCAGGGCTCTATCCAATGTTTTGGTTTGCCTTGAGCCTGTTGAAAAACATCCCTTACTCATCAGCAAAATATATCTCTAACAAATATATTCATACCTTAAAGTCTCTACTTGCTAAACACAAATATGAGGTCGTTATCATTGACCATGCCCAGTTGGCGTGGCTACGGAAGTTTATCAAACATCCCTGCAAAACAGTCTTTATTGCTCACAACATAGAACACGAAATTTACCAGCAACATTTACAACGATCACAGCGGGCGATCGCTAAATTCGTCTACGGGCGAGAAGCCACTTTAATCGAGCGCATGGAACGTGACCTGGCACGAGCCGTAGATGTCGTGTGGACATTAACTCAGCATGATGCTGACTATTTCTCTAAATTCAAACAGCCTGCTCAGGTTGAGGTGTTCAACCTGCCAGCAACTTCAGCGAGTTTTCAACACCAAGTCTTGGACAAGCAATTTGATATTGGCATTATTGGAAGTTGGACGTGGAAGCCCAACGAGGAAGGCTTGCATTGGTTCTTGCAAGAGATTTATCCTCATCTTCCTCAAACTCTCTCGATTCATATCGCAGGGCGCGGTGCTGATTGGCTTACAGACCGTTACTCCAACATTACTTATCGCGGGTTTGTCCCAGATGCCCAACGCTTTATGGCAGAAGCCAGAGCCGTCGCCATCCCCATCCTGAGTGGTGGTGGCATTCAGATTAAAACACTGGATGCGATCGCTTCTGGGTCAGCGATCGTCGCGACCCCTATGGCATTACGTGGAATTTCTCATCCCCCTAAAACAGTTCAGATTGCCCAACATCCTCAAGAGTTTGCTAAATGTCTCGAAATGACGGTTACAACGTCTTCTACAGGATTAGAGGCTCAAAGAGCCATTGATGATGCATCTGCCTGGTATCAAGACCGTCGAGAGCAGTTTCTGGCAGAGATATCGGCGCAACTCGAAAGCACCCATTAG
- a CDS encoding sugar transferase produces the protein MAFMSSPVNLNADLRSPSVTHFRKGFVIGWSRVAILLLADILSIVVAWYLAVTVGTRIESAWTIDAKLLPLILAIKISILTARGLYKAGNSRRDYFGLIKAISLSEGLLLLIAFLLEPKAYISRSTFLLSWFLSLLLISIGRWVVDAGLEAIRKRGAVRYPVFLISEVEHQEKNLKLIEQENRYNVIGVADSSCLDKKNREKTFESLRKMGIAEAFVSWRAIQKRLHVCWYFQTAGITLRILPTDTNSFFPKSESWTIGGIPSLTVPVPVIVGGDYWMKRCFDFCCSSLAILILSPIYLLIALFIRLDSPGPIFFRQTRIGLYGREFKVWKFRTMVQNASQLQAKLEAQNEMKDGVLFKMKDDPRITKVGRFLRAYSLDELPQLFNVLVGQMSIVGPRPLPVRDVEKFEEKHFIRQEVLPGITGLWQVSGRSDITNFDDVLNLDNYYISNWSIWLDLRIILQTVRVVLQKTGAY, from the coding sequence ATGGCTTTTATGTCATCCCCCGTTAATTTGAACGCAGATTTGCGATCGCCATCAGTTACTCACTTTCGGAAAGGGTTTGTGATTGGGTGGAGTAGAGTCGCAATACTTTTACTCGCAGATATTCTCTCTATCGTGGTGGCTTGGTATTTAGCTGTCACTGTTGGAACTCGCATAGAATCTGCCTGGACAATTGATGCCAAGTTATTACCACTGATTCTTGCAATCAAAATTAGTATTCTTACAGCAAGGGGTTTATACAAGGCGGGTAACTCTCGCCGCGACTATTTTGGGTTAATCAAGGCAATCTCTTTATCAGAAGGTTTGTTGCTATTAATTGCATTTTTGTTGGAGCCGAAAGCCTATATTTCCCGTTCAACTTTTCTTCTTTCCTGGTTTCTCAGTTTATTGTTGATCAGTATCGGTCGATGGGTGGTTGATGCTGGGCTAGAGGCTATCCGAAAGCGAGGTGCTGTTCGATATCCAGTGTTTCTAATCTCCGAGGTAGAACACCAGGAAAAGAATCTTAAACTGATTGAACAGGAGAACCGCTACAACGTCATTGGTGTAGCAGATTCCAGCTGTTTAGATAAGAAAAATCGAGAGAAAACATTTGAGTCTCTCCGTAAGATGGGTATTGCGGAAGCCTTTGTTTCATGGCGTGCGATTCAAAAGCGGTTGCATGTCTGCTGGTATTTTCAAACCGCTGGTATCACTCTGAGAATTTTACCCACGGATACCAACTCATTCTTTCCAAAATCAGAATCCTGGACGATTGGTGGAATTCCATCACTAACCGTACCAGTACCGGTAATTGTCGGCGGTGATTACTGGATGAAACGTTGCTTTGACTTCTGTTGCTCCAGTTTGGCGATTCTGATCCTGTCACCCATCTACTTACTCATCGCACTGTTCATCAGGCTCGATTCTCCTGGTCCGATCTTTTTCCGTCAAACTCGGATTGGTCTGTATGGGCGTGAGTTTAAGGTCTGGAAGTTCCGCACGATGGTGCAGAATGCCTCTCAGTTGCAAGCTAAGTTAGAAGCCCAAAATGAGATGAAAGATGGGGTTCTCTTTAAGATGAAGGACGACCCCCGCATTACGAAAGTTGGTAGGTTTTTGCGTGCCTATAGTTTGGACGAGTTACCACAACTGTTTAACGTTTTAGTGGGGCAGATGAGCATTGTGGGTCCACGTCCCTTACCTGTTAGAGATGTAGAAAAATTTGAGGAGAAACACTTTATCCGTCAGGAAGTGCTGCCCGGCATTACAGGACTGTGGCAAGTATCGGGGCGATCGGATATTACCAATTTTGATGATGTTCTCAATCTAGATAATTACTACATCTCCAACTGGTCAATTTGGTTAGATCTGAGGATCATTCTGCAAACAGTTAGAGTTGTTCTGCAAAAAACAGGAGCTTACTAA
- a CDS encoding SLBB domain-containing protein, with product MKRFTDFVKSSVPGVTVILVALLSHPSVIATAQTLPSGNESSTNTANSEQWQTAYVLGAGDRIQVTAFEAPNYSGEFLVLPDGSINLPRVGNVAVRGLTLEETASEISRHYAVFLRRPSVTINLIALRPVRIGIAGEVNRPGTYALNAAGDAGGETVFPTLTEAIDLAGGITARADLRQVQVRRQLINGESNTIYVSLWDLIQTGDLSKDVILQGGDTVLIPTAQALTPAEAVQLSTASFAPDTIRVYVVGEVVEPGAVEVPPNTPLNQALLAAGGFDRQRAAMRAVNLVRLNPDGTASQRRVEVNFNQGIDEESNPILVNNDVIVVNRSGITRFTDGISPVLNLIDDIFGFFN from the coding sequence ATGAAAAGGTTTACGGATTTTGTCAAAAGCAGTGTGCCCGGTGTAACGGTTATCCTGGTAGCACTTCTCTCTCATCCATCTGTGATTGCAACTGCTCAAACCTTACCTAGTGGGAATGAATCATCAACTAACACCGCTAATTCTGAGCAGTGGCAAACCGCTTATGTTTTAGGAGCAGGCGATCGCATCCAGGTGACTGCTTTTGAAGCCCCTAACTATAGTGGGGAATTCTTAGTTTTACCGGATGGCTCTATCAACCTCCCCCGTGTTGGAAATGTTGCAGTGCGAGGGCTGACACTGGAGGAAACTGCTAGTGAAATTTCTAGACATTACGCTGTTTTTTTACGACGACCCTCCGTAACGATCAATCTCATTGCTTTAAGACCCGTCCGAATCGGAATTGCAGGAGAGGTTAACCGTCCTGGAACTTACGCACTGAATGCGGCAGGAGATGCAGGAGGAGAAACTGTATTTCCAACTTTAACCGAAGCAATCGACCTAGCAGGGGGTATTACAGCGAGAGCAGACTTACGGCAAGTTCAAGTGCGTCGGCAATTAATCAATGGAGAGAGTAACACCATTTATGTTAGCTTGTGGGATTTGATCCAAACAGGTGATTTAAGCAAAGATGTAATTCTTCAAGGGGGAGATACGGTTCTCATCCCAACTGCACAGGCACTCACCCCAGCGGAAGCCGTTCAATTAAGTACTGCCAGTTTTGCTCCAGATACGATTAGAGTTTATGTTGTTGGAGAAGTGGTGGAGCCTGGAGCAGTTGAAGTTCCACCCAATACTCCCCTTAACCAGGCGTTGTTAGCAGCGGGAGGGTTTGATCGACAAAGAGCCGCAATGAGAGCCGTCAACTTAGTACGTCTAAACCCTGATGGGACAGCCTCTCAACGTCGAGTAGAGGTCAACTTCAACCAAGGGATTGATGAAGAATCAAACCCCATATTAGTAAATAATGATGTTATTGTTGTTAATCGTTCTGGCATAACCCGGTTTACGGATGGAATTAGCCCAGTTCTCAACCTGATTGATGATATCTTCGGCTTTTTCAATTAA
- a CDS encoding GumC family protein, whose amino-acid sequence MVYQNNSNSAAESDFGYGKILAILLRRRLWFLVVFANVVAIAVVSALLEDPTYESTMQLLVEPNYQTSQNQLGAIGDQPQADSEEDYATQLNLMRSQQFLQKTVESLKTQYPDLEAGDISRSLELSQVTEEETQTKIFRAVYTSDDPIKTQEVLEALQKVYLEYNLQQQELRLSRGLEAINKQLQEAREDLANSQGNLEGFLQRHALIQPDQQASAVIEALSRVQQEQQTTRAQYEEANARYGALQRQIALTPQSALISARLSQSPRYQFLLSEVQKTDVALAEQQAIYTDADLNVQVLLDRRQNQLRLLQEEIARVVGSAREAIANENQILRLGQLSETDLELVGQLVELQTNLLGLRARSQSLATAEQQLRSELSRLPSLIAEYERLQPEVESERTAIQQLLALRQELSAQLTQGGFNWQVVEAPEWGRKIAPNPRVSLLMGIVIGLFLGGIAAFIREVTDDVIHTPEDLAAHVKLSLLGTLSEVSLPSRKSPIPFRRTQSQLSSSNLVQKLTLLREPIDFIYKNIQLQNQNSQFNSLIITSTLPNEGKSTVAIGLALSATRLGQRVLLIDANLRSPAIQQYLQCSNEKGLSNVLADPSMELRPTPISVCGVNIDLLTSGPLLEDSVRLLSSYQAKDLMQKYVSEYDLVILDTPPVLGSVDTLQIASICDGVLLVGRIDHITKAELTQAVTLLQNFNVIGVLANGSKEFKGIATSMKS is encoded by the coding sequence GTGGTATACCAAAATAACTCTAATTCCGCTGCTGAGTCCGATTTTGGCTACGGCAAAATACTGGCAATTTTATTGCGGCGTCGTCTCTGGTTTTTAGTGGTATTTGCTAATGTCGTTGCTATAGCTGTCGTTTCAGCACTGCTGGAAGACCCTACCTATGAAAGCACGATGCAATTGTTAGTGGAGCCTAACTATCAAACCTCTCAGAATCAGCTCGGAGCCATTGGTGACCAACCTCAAGCAGATAGTGAAGAAGACTACGCAACTCAGCTTAACCTGATGCGTAGCCAACAATTTCTACAAAAAACTGTAGAGTCCCTAAAAACTCAATACCCCGATTTAGAAGCAGGAGATATTTCGCGCTCATTAGAGCTATCACAGGTTACAGAAGAAGAGACTCAAACTAAGATTTTCAGGGCTGTTTATACCAGTGATGATCCAATTAAAACGCAAGAGGTACTTGAGGCACTTCAGAAAGTTTATTTGGAGTACAACCTGCAACAACAGGAACTCCGTTTAAGTAGAGGTCTAGAAGCGATTAACAAGCAATTGCAAGAAGCCCGTGAGGATCTAGCTAATTCTCAAGGAAACCTGGAAGGTTTTTTGCAACGGCACGCTTTAATTCAACCGGATCAACAAGCATCTGCCGTCATTGAAGCCTTGTCTAGAGTTCAGCAAGAACAACAGACGACACGTGCTCAATATGAAGAGGCAAATGCTCGGTATGGTGCTCTCCAGCGGCAAATAGCCCTGACACCTCAGTCAGCTCTTATCTCGGCTCGACTAAGCCAATCCCCTCGTTATCAGTTTCTGTTAAGTGAAGTGCAGAAAACAGATGTGGCGTTGGCAGAGCAACAAGCCATTTATACGGACGCCGACCTTAACGTACAAGTTCTGCTCGATCGCCGTCAAAATCAGCTTCGCTTATTACAAGAAGAAATTGCCCGAGTAGTTGGATCTGCTAGAGAAGCAATAGCGAATGAAAATCAAATCTTGCGCTTAGGGCAACTGAGTGAGACGGATTTAGAATTAGTAGGTCAATTAGTAGAACTACAAACGAATCTTTTAGGACTCAGGGCACGTAGCCAAAGCCTTGCTACTGCGGAGCAGCAGTTGCGATCGGAACTAAGTCGTCTCCCCAGCTTAATTGCTGAATATGAAAGATTGCAGCCAGAGGTTGAGAGTGAACGAACTGCAATTCAGCAACTCCTAGCACTTAGGCAGGAACTGAGTGCTCAACTGACTCAAGGTGGTTTCAACTGGCAAGTGGTAGAAGCACCCGAATGGGGAAGAAAGATAGCTCCTAATCCAAGAGTAAGTCTTTTAATGGGTATTGTGATTGGGCTGTTTTTAGGTGGTATCGCCGCCTTTATACGTGAGGTAACCGATGATGTCATTCATACACCAGAAGATTTGGCTGCACACGTCAAACTTTCCTTATTAGGTACTCTTTCAGAAGTATCTTTACCGTCTCGAAAATCTCCTATTCCCTTTCGCAGGACACAGTCTCAATTATCTTCAAGTAATTTGGTTCAAAAATTGACACTACTACGTGAACCAATTGACTTTATTTATAAAAATATTCAGCTTCAGAATCAGAACTCGCAATTTAATTCGTTAATTATTACCTCAACCTTACCCAATGAAGGTAAATCTACTGTTGCGATAGGTTTAGCTCTAAGCGCGACTCGCTTAGGTCAGAGGGTACTACTTATTGATGCGAATCTAAGGAGTCCTGCCATTCAACAATATTTGCAGTGCTCAAATGAAAAGGGACTGTCGAATGTATTAGCAGATCCATCAATGGAATTACGCCCTACTCCTATCTCAGTCTGCGGAGTTAATATTGATCTCCTGACGAGCGGACCTTTACTAGAAGACTCAGTGCGTTTGTTGAGCTCCTATCAAGCCAAAGACTTGATGCAGAAATATGTTTCAGAATACGACTTGGTTATCCTAGACACTCCACCCGTTTTAGGCTCAGTTGATACCCTGCAAATAGCCTCTATTTGTGACGGTGTTTTACTGGTTGGACGTATAGATCACATCACCAAAGCCGAGTTGACCCAAGCTGTTACTTTGTTGCAGAATTTCAACGTGATTGGTGTGCTAGCCAATGGCTCTAAAGAATTTAAAGGAATTGCTACGTCTATGAAGTCATGA
- a CDS encoding glycosyltransferase yields the protein MKIALVHDYLTQRGGAERVFELLCKQFPDADIFTSIYSPKTTIDLSDRIVYTTDLQRIPGSAKYFRLLAPLYFEAFRRLDFSSYDLIISSTSSFAKAVRKRPEAKHICFCHNVTRFLWDTKTYLREYGKYRKFYPALEKIFQYMRKIDLGFSQEPDIYIANSTTVGDRIQRIYNRPAFVVNYPIDISKFIFSNQKDNFFLVSSRLLSYKRVDSIVEAFNWLGLPLIIAGDGPERQQLEAKALSNVQFLGYVSDAERTYLMSKARAVIVAALEDYGLVPIEANASGTPVLAFGAGGVLDSQVPGVTGLFFNRQTPDAIQSAVLNFKTIDWDYERIRNHVLSNFTEEVFFKKVEKIVSGAFDGQQSQIF from the coding sequence ATGAAAATTGCCTTGGTTCATGATTATTTAACTCAACGGGGAGGCGCTGAACGAGTTTTCGAGCTCCTTTGCAAGCAATTTCCTGATGCTGATATTTTCACGTCAATATACAGCCCAAAGACAACGATCGACTTAAGCGATCGCATAGTTTACACGACTGACCTACAACGTATACCTGGTTCAGCAAAATACTTTAGGCTACTAGCCCCTCTCTACTTTGAAGCATTTAGAAGATTAGATTTCAGTAGCTATGACTTGATTATTAGTAGTACTAGTAGTTTTGCTAAAGCAGTCCGTAAACGACCAGAAGCCAAACATATTTGCTTTTGTCACAATGTCACACGTTTTTTGTGGGACACAAAAACCTATTTGAGAGAATACGGAAAGTACAGAAAGTTCTATCCTGCGCTTGAGAAGATTTTTCAGTACATGAGAAAAATTGACTTGGGATTTTCACAGGAGCCTGATATTTACATTGCTAACTCTACAACCGTTGGCGATCGCATCCAACGCATCTATAACCGGCCAGCATTTGTAGTAAACTACCCAATCGACATCAGTAAATTTATATTCTCAAACCAAAAAGATAACTTCTTTTTAGTGTCGTCCCGTTTACTCAGTTATAAAAGAGTAGATTCAATTGTAGAAGCTTTCAACTGGCTAGGGTTGCCCCTCATTATTGCAGGAGACGGACCAGAGAGACAGCAGCTAGAAGCTAAAGCCCTGAGCAATGTTCAATTTTTGGGCTATGTTAGCGATGCAGAACGGACTTACTTAATGTCAAAAGCTCGTGCTGTGATTGTCGCAGCTCTTGAGGATTATGGCTTAGTTCCAATTGAAGCGAATGCCAGTGGTACACCCGTGCTTGCTTTTGGAGCAGGGGGAGTGCTCGATTCTCAGGTTCCAGGAGTGACGGGGCTTTTCTTTAATCGCCAGACACCGGATGCCATTCAGTCAGCCGTTTTGAATTTTAAGACGATAGATTGGGACTATGAAAGAATTCGTAATCATGTTTTGAGCAATTTTACTGAGGAAGTCTTCTTCAAAAAAGTAGAAAAGATTGTTAGTGGTGCATTTGATGGTCAACAAAGCCAAATTTTTTGA
- the hepC gene encoding heterocyst development glycosyltransferase HepC, with translation MTASRILLTTVQVILPESLLEEPKTLANSLSHSSLHWRQSVLWVKHTQESKSQVPALQSESWLRDCLKNSKVKLVSLDPDLGSSNLKVWADACEQANKIVLLQTPISQDIVQRQISPQWQLWCMINWCVSATLLLMLMPTMAVLGVLIKLSSPGSVFHSHWSVGQRGKLFKLIQFRTTNSKNSNSYPFGQWLRQSGLDKLPQLINVLRGEMNLFGTHPYSLDEAASLDQKQRYQLRALPGVIGYWGTVNHSKAMDITPIV, from the coding sequence ATGACAGCTTCCAGAATCCTTCTAACAACAGTACAAGTCATTCTTCCAGAGTCGCTTTTAGAAGAGCCGAAGACACTAGCGAATTCCCTATCTCACTCAAGCCTGCATTGGAGACAGAGTGTACTGTGGGTCAAGCATACTCAGGAGTCTAAATCACAGGTGCCTGCTCTTCAGAGCGAGTCGTGGTTGAGGGATTGTTTGAAGAATTCTAAAGTTAAATTAGTAAGCCTTGATCCTGATTTAGGTTCATCTAATTTGAAGGTTTGGGCAGATGCCTGTGAACAGGCCAATAAAATTGTTCTGCTTCAAACACCAATTTCTCAAGATATTGTTCAGCGGCAGATCTCACCTCAATGGCAGCTGTGGTGCATGATTAATTGGTGTGTTTCTGCAACGTTGCTATTGATGCTCATGCCAACCATGGCTGTATTAGGCGTACTTATTAAGCTCAGCTCACCTGGAAGTGTTTTTCATAGTCACTGGTCTGTAGGACAACGCGGTAAGCTCTTTAAATTGATTCAATTTCGCACTACAAACAGCAAAAATAGCAACTCCTATCCATTCGGTCAGTGGTTACGTCAAAGCGGTCTGGATAAACTGCCTCAACTTATCAACGTTCTACGTGGGGAGATGAACCTTTTTGGAACTCACCCTTACTCTTTAGATGAGGCTGCCTCATTAGACCAAAAACAACGATATCAGCTTAGAGCTTTACCTGGTGTTATAGGATACTGGGGAACTGTCAACCATTCAAAGGCTATGGACATCACACCTATTGTTTAA
- the hepA gene encoding heterocyst formation ABC transporter subunit HepA, translated as MPTNSFLSQLRLPPSIQALLKATTFWKDNAILLREIKYFRRVVVLALVFTFLAAAFEGFGIGSLLAFLQSLTDPNATPVQTGIKWFDVWVLGIRTSSTERLYRISVVILLITLMRASFTYLGNLYSKIAQFKLAYHLRLRLFSQLKSLSLKYFAQIRSGELVNVITTEIQEIMQAVGLINFVLIRASTLFVYIISMLLLSWQLTVISVMLFALLTVGVSTLLGRVREASFGKSITRGQYTSIAVEFINGIRTVHAFATQDFEQRRFDHANQELLKASTKSTSVQSLVEPISEAAATTIIIVMMILAFAILIPDGQLQIASLLTFLFILFRMLPIVKQLNGARAQISSFYGSIVNLKQVLSTDDKPYLQDGAIEFEGLERAIEFQSVDFGYDSEHTILHDVTLTIERGKTTALIGESGAGKSTLVDLIPRFYDPTKGQILVDSLDLRQLEINSLRRKIAVVSQDTFIFNDTVRNNIAYALENVEDQKIWEAAQLANAVEFIQELPHGFDTVLGDRGVRLSGGQRQRIAIARALLRDPEILILDEATSALDSVSERLIQESIEKLSKGRTVIAIAHRLSTITQADKVVVLEQGRVVEQGNYRELLSQQGKLWKYHQMQYEDVGT; from the coding sequence ATGCCTACTAACTCTTTCTTAAGCCAATTAAGGTTACCTCCTTCTATACAGGCTTTACTAAAAGCAACAACATTTTGGAAGGATAATGCAATTTTGTTGAGGGAGATTAAATATTTTCGCAGAGTCGTAGTGCTGGCACTTGTCTTTACATTTTTGGCGGCTGCTTTTGAAGGTTTTGGAATTGGTTCACTCCTCGCATTTTTGCAAAGCCTAACTGACCCGAATGCTACCCCAGTACAAACTGGGATTAAATGGTTTGATGTTTGGGTTTTAGGTATTCGCACGTCATCAACCGAGCGATTGTATCGTATATCTGTTGTAATCTTGCTAATTACTTTGATGCGAGCAAGTTTTACATACTTAGGTAACCTTTACAGCAAAATTGCTCAGTTCAAGTTGGCTTACCATTTGCGTTTAAGACTGTTCTCCCAGTTAAAGTCACTGTCTCTTAAGTATTTTGCACAAATTCGTTCTGGGGAATTGGTTAATGTTATCACTACTGAAATCCAGGAGATAATGCAAGCGGTTGGCTTAATCAATTTTGTTCTGATTCGGGCTTCTACTTTATTCGTTTATATTATTTCAATGTTATTACTCTCCTGGCAGCTTACTGTTATATCTGTCATGCTCTTTGCGCTGTTGACAGTAGGCGTCTCGACATTGCTAGGACGAGTGAGGGAAGCTAGTTTTGGAAAGTCAATTACTCGTGGTCAATATACTTCTATTGCTGTAGAGTTCATTAATGGAATTCGGACAGTACATGCATTTGCTACTCAAGATTTTGAACAACGCCGCTTTGATCATGCAAATCAGGAATTACTGAAAGCTTCCACAAAATCTACTTCGGTTCAATCACTCGTAGAGCCTATATCAGAGGCTGCTGCGACAACTATCATCATAGTGATGATGATTCTAGCATTTGCGATTTTGATTCCTGATGGTCAACTACAAATCGCATCACTGTTAACATTTTTATTTATCCTGTTTAGGATGTTGCCAATTGTCAAACAGTTAAATGGAGCCAGGGCACAAATCAGCAGTTTCTATGGATCAATTGTTAACCTGAAACAGGTTTTAAGCACTGACGATAAACCTTATCTACAAGATGGGGCGATAGAGTTTGAGGGGTTAGAAAGAGCAATTGAATTTCAGTCAGTCGATTTTGGCTATGATTCTGAGCACACTATTTTACATGACGTTACGTTGACGATTGAGCGTGGTAAGACGACGGCACTGATCGGTGAATCTGGAGCAGGTAAATCAACATTGGTAGACCTAATTCCACGATTTTATGATCCTACAAAAGGTCAAATCCTAGTAGATAGTCTTGACTTACGTCAGCTTGAGATTAATTCACTACGTCGCAAGATTGCTGTTGTTAGTCAAGACACCTTCATCTTTAATGATACCGTTCGTAACAATATTGCATACGCTTTAGAGAATGTAGAAGATCAGAAGATTTGGGAAGCAGCTCAACTTGCCAATGCAGTGGAGTTTATTCAAGAACTTCCTCATGGGTTTGATACAGTATTAGGCGATCGCGGTGTTCGGCTATCAGGTGGACAACGACAAAGGATTGCGATCGCTCGTGCACTGTTACGAGATCCCGAAATTCTAATTTTAGATGAGGCGACGAGTGCTTTAGATTCAGTTTCTGAGCGTTTGATTCAAGAATCGATTGAGAAGTTGTCGAAAGGTCGGACAGTAATTGCGATCGCTCATCGTCTTTCAACTATTACCCAAGCCGATAAAGTAGTTGTTCTTGAGCAAGGGCGAGTTGTAGAGCAGGGTAACTATCGGGAGTTGCTCTCACAACAAGGAAAATTATGGAAATACCATCAAATGCAATATGAGGATGTGGGTACTTAG
- a CDS encoding glycosyltransferase, with the protein MRVAFLVGRFPVLSEVFILNQIIGSIDRGCEVHIHTLDGPPETMSKVHPAVETYNLLARTHYPHPVPRNPVLRILKAIVLILTNLHRGSQACLPLLNVLRPVYSLRLIYKAISLLDCEPYDIVHCQFGTLGLVGLRLQKVGLLQGKLVTTFRGNDISRYVYENGNHVYDELFKEASFFLANCDFFRQRALKLGCNEEKIVVHGSGIDCQKFSFSPRYFPENGKVCIATIGRLVEKKGTEYSIRAVARLAASHPKIEFYIIGDGPLKEDFEKLIQELDVSHIVKLLGGKPQQELIAILDKCHIFVAPSVTASDGNQDAPVNTLKEAMAMGLPVISTLHGGIPELVEDGVSGFLVPERNVDALVEKLSYLIKNPQIWKDMGLAGRARVEEKYDMNKLNDELVEIYQDLLASKLP; encoded by the coding sequence ATGAGAGTTGCATTTTTAGTTGGGCGCTTTCCAGTTCTATCAGAAGTTTTCATCCTCAATCAAATCATAGGTTCAATTGATCGAGGTTGCGAAGTTCACATTCATACCTTAGATGGACCGCCTGAAACAATGTCTAAGGTTCATCCCGCAGTGGAAACCTATAATCTTCTTGCCCGAACTCATTATCCTCATCCAGTTCCTAGAAATCCAGTTCTTCGTATTTTGAAAGCGATCGTACTGATCCTGACTAATCTCCACCGGGGATCTCAAGCTTGTTTACCATTGCTCAATGTTCTACGTCCAGTTTACTCTTTACGATTAATTTATAAAGCGATTTCCCTATTAGACTGCGAACCTTACGACATCGTACATTGTCAATTTGGTACGTTAGGTTTGGTCGGATTACGCCTTCAAAAAGTAGGTTTATTGCAAGGCAAGTTGGTTACAACTTTTAGAGGTAATGATATTAGTCGTTATGTTTATGAGAATGGGAATCATGTCTATGATGAACTCTTTAAAGAGGCAAGTTTCTTTCTGGCGAACTGCGATTTCTTTAGGCAGAGAGCCCTTAAGTTGGGTTGTAATGAGGAAAAAATAGTTGTTCATGGTTCTGGGATCGATTGTCAGAAATTTTCTTTTTCACCACGTTACTTTCCAGAGAATGGAAAAGTTTGTATTGCTACGATCGGTCGTCTTGTTGAAAAGAAAGGAACAGAGTATTCAATTCGGGCTGTAGCTAGACTTGCTGCAAGTCACCCTAAAATTGAATTTTATATTATTGGAGATGGTCCCCTTAAGGAAGATTTTGAAAAATTGATTCAGGAGCTTGATGTTAGTCACATTGTTAAGCTCCTAGGAGGAAAACCACAACAAGAACTAATTGCGATTTTGGATAAGTGCCATATTTTTGTGGCTCCAAGTGTAACGGCTTCTGATGGTAATCAAGACGCACCTGTGAACACACTTAAAGAAGCAATGGCAATGGGTTTGCCTGTTATCAGCACCTTACATGGCGGGATCCCTGAACTGGTTGAAGATGGGGTTTCTGGTTTTTTAGTGCCTGAACGGAATGTTGATGCATTAGTAGAGAAACTATCTTATTTGATCAAAAATCCACAGATTTGGAAAGATATGGGACTGGCTGGTCGTGCGCGTGTAGAGGAAAAGTATGACATGAATAAATTGAATGACGAGCTTGTTGAAATCTATCAAGATCTCTTAGCTTCAAAACTTCCCTGA